One Roseimaritima multifibrata DNA window includes the following coding sequences:
- a CDS encoding Dabb family protein has translation MAGLAHYVFFTLHDSSPEAIDALVNDCNHYLDGHDGCTSFLVGRRTPDLLRPVNDQTFHVSLQVTYESREAHDVYQTHPRHLEFIEKNKPTWAQVRVFDSNL, from the coding sequence ATGGCCGGACTCGCTCACTACGTATTTTTTACGCTGCACGACAGCAGCCCCGAAGCAATCGACGCGTTGGTGAATGACTGCAATCATTACCTGGATGGGCACGATGGGTGCACTTCCTTCCTGGTCGGACGCCGCACCCCAGACCTGTTGCGTCCAGTGAATGACCAGACCTTCCACGTTTCCCTGCAGGTGACGTACGAGTCTCGTGAAGCGCACGACGTTTACCAAACGCATCCGCGGCATCTGGAATTCATCGAAAAGAACAAGCCCACCTGGGCTCAGGTTCGCGTGTTCGACAGCAATTTGTAG
- a CDS encoding trypsin-like peptidase domain-containing protein: MVQATLLLMLSAVTAPPSDAILIEFSSPQCVHCETMQPVIAELQKQGVPVRRVDVNRERELAIRYKIQSTPTFVIVSGGSEKTRLVGAQPLQELQRALHSHASPQLTPTRSVQPPAPPVPETRLASATGGSEAMPSMSLTDAVQRAEAATVRLRVHDEQGFGVGTGTIIDQHGEDALVLTCGHLFRDSGGKGKVEAEIFYAGQIKTVPGRVLSYDAGDRDIALVVIQPGVPIEPIQVLPKNETVRNGQSVFSFGCDRGADPSRRDTRVTGVDKYNQNKGASNIEIAGAPIDGRSGGGLFDEQGRLIAVCNAADHEGDVGIYTGPRSVYWQLDQVNLSQLYQQSAPSGNRLAELNRAGPGKLASLGPSDPSPMDAGNTAPVGAPTGTAADQQMIVIYNDGGQKRMITLDDPPAELRQLLNQHR; the protein is encoded by the coding sequence GTGGTCCAAGCTACCTTGCTACTGATGTTATCTGCTGTCACTGCCCCCCCGAGTGACGCGATATTAATTGAATTTTCTTCGCCGCAGTGCGTGCACTGCGAAACGATGCAACCGGTGATTGCCGAATTGCAAAAACAAGGCGTGCCGGTGCGGCGTGTCGACGTCAATCGCGAACGCGAACTGGCGATCCGCTACAAAATTCAAAGCACCCCAACGTTTGTGATCGTTTCGGGTGGCTCGGAAAAAACCCGTTTGGTTGGCGCTCAACCGCTGCAGGAACTTCAACGCGCCCTCCATAGTCACGCTTCCCCGCAACTGACGCCGACTCGCTCGGTTCAGCCACCGGCGCCCCCCGTCCCGGAAACCCGGCTGGCGAGTGCCACGGGCGGATCCGAAGCGATGCCATCGATGTCTCTGACCGATGCCGTCCAACGGGCTGAAGCGGCCACCGTTCGCCTTCGCGTTCATGACGAACAAGGGTTTGGCGTCGGGACCGGAACCATCATCGACCAGCATGGCGAAGACGCTTTGGTGCTGACCTGCGGCCACCTGTTCCGCGATTCAGGCGGAAAAGGAAAAGTCGAAGCGGAGATTTTTTATGCGGGCCAAATCAAAACGGTCCCAGGGCGAGTCCTCAGCTACGACGCTGGCGATCGTGACATCGCGTTGGTCGTGATTCAGCCGGGGGTTCCCATCGAACCGATTCAGGTTCTTCCTAAAAATGAAACCGTCCGCAACGGTCAGTCGGTCTTCAGTTTTGGCTGCGACCGTGGAGCCGACCCCAGTCGTCGCGACACCCGTGTCACCGGCGTCGACAAATACAATCAAAACAAAGGAGCCTCCAACATCGAAATCGCTGGAGCTCCAATCGACGGACGCAGCGGTGGCGGGTTGTTTGATGAGCAAGGCCGACTGATTGCCGTCTGCAATGCAGCCGACCACGAAGGGGATGTTGGGATCTATACCGGCCCGCGTTCGGTCTACTGGCAACTTGATCAGGTCAACCTTTCGCAGCTCTACCAACAATCGGCCCCCAGCGGCAACCGACTGGCAGAACTAAACCGGGCAGGCCCCGGCAAACTGGCAAGCTTAGGCCCCTCTGACCCATCACCAATGGACGCAGGTAACACTGCCCCGGTGGGCGCACCGACGGGAACGGCTGCGGATCAGCAAATGATCGTGATCTACAACGACGGTGGTCAGAAGCGAATGATTACGCTGGACGACCCACCTGCTGAACTTCGGCAATTGCTGAACCAGCATCGGTAA
- a CDS encoding calcium/sodium antiporter: protein MHIALFLVGLVFLIGGAELLVRGASRLASSFGVPPLIVGLTVVAFGTSAPEFAVSLKAALNDQANIAVGNVIGSNIFNVLFILGLSALICPLVVSKQLIRFDIPLMIGASVLAFLLALDHRLSRLDGLILFAGLLLYTGFLIYHGRKIPAENEAADEATKKRENHSAFANVVLMLAGLALLVLGSRWLVTGAISLAKYVGVSDVTIGMIVVAAGTSLPEVVTSIVASLRGERDIAIGNVIGSNLFNILGVLGLAALVAPTSIEVVPSILSVDLPLMIAVAFACLPICFTGGVISRWEGGFLFAYYAAYMTYAILLATRHEAFPAFHTAMLYFVIPITIVTLVVLTIQSVHRRKAISN from the coding sequence ATGCATATAGCCTTGTTTTTGGTTGGACTGGTTTTTCTGATCGGCGGGGCGGAACTTCTGGTTCGCGGCGCATCAAGACTGGCAAGCTCGTTCGGTGTGCCGCCACTGATTGTCGGGTTAACGGTCGTCGCCTTCGGAACCAGTGCCCCCGAGTTTGCCGTCAGCTTGAAAGCGGCTCTCAACGATCAGGCGAATATCGCGGTTGGCAACGTCATCGGCAGCAATATTTTTAACGTCCTGTTTATCCTGGGACTGTCGGCACTGATCTGCCCTCTTGTTGTTTCCAAGCAATTGATACGTTTCGACATCCCATTGATGATCGGAGCTTCGGTGCTCGCATTTCTATTGGCACTAGATCACCGTCTTTCTCGCCTGGATGGCTTGATACTTTTTGCCGGGTTACTTCTTTACACAGGGTTCCTGATCTACCACGGTCGCAAGATTCCAGCCGAAAACGAAGCGGCAGACGAGGCAACTAAAAAGCGCGAAAATCATTCTGCGTTTGCAAACGTTGTATTGATGCTGGCCGGCTTGGCTCTACTGGTGCTCGGATCGCGCTGGCTTGTCACTGGTGCCATAAGTCTTGCCAAGTACGTTGGGGTCAGCGATGTCACCATCGGGATGATCGTCGTCGCTGCGGGAACCTCTCTTCCGGAAGTCGTCACATCGATCGTGGCAAGCTTACGTGGCGAGCGTGACATCGCCATTGGGAATGTTATTGGCAGCAACCTATTTAACATTTTGGGGGTCCTTGGACTGGCCGCCCTCGTTGCTCCCACGTCGATTGAGGTGGTGCCTTCAATCCTCTCCGTCGATCTGCCACTGATGATTGCAGTAGCATTCGCCTGCTTACCCATCTGTTTCACCGGAGGCGTCATTTCGCGATGGGAAGGCGGATTCTTGTTCGCCTATTACGCGGCATACATGACCTATGCGATCTTGCTGGCCACACGGCACGAAGCTTTTCCAGCTTTCCATACCGCGATGCTGTACTTTGTCATACCGATAACGATCGTGACTCTGGTGGTCTTAACCATCCAGTCAGTACACCGGAGAAAAGCAATTAGCAATTAG
- the dnaB gene encoding replicative DNA helicase has protein sequence MVAEGNEREFPNKKKKKKTTASEILQREQPFDLEAEMGVLGSILLLPDVCDDLASVLRNDDFYNDANRKLFTHLREMHDEGDKIDVTLLVARLRKAEDFEAIGGAAYLGQLATSVPNAAHAVYYAKIVAEKATYRKLIEAGTDILRDAYEQSHEARDLVAQAEQRVFSIMDGRSTQSVNSISDILHHAMDRIDARMCNEDTEGTVETGYIDFDAMTGGFHQGELIILAARPSMGKTAFAMNIAENICTSSREAVLFISLEMSGIELADRMLCSLARVNGHKLRAGDITQEERGRLVQKANEISQAPLFVDDSPSRTVSEIAAGARRIARRDGNLGLIVIDYLQLIEPDNPRDPRQEQVAKIARRLKGMAREIKVPVLCLSQLNRQAEDSKDHRPRLSHLRESGAIEQDADVVMFVHREEYYQRGEEREQYAGQAEIIIAKQRNGPVGEVELTWEKNYTRFQNKAPDRHDEFDEYAEYQAPSGF, from the coding sequence ATGGTTGCTGAAGGCAACGAGCGGGAATTTCCGAACAAGAAGAAGAAAAAGAAAACGACCGCCAGTGAAATCTTGCAGCGCGAGCAACCATTTGACCTGGAAGCGGAGATGGGCGTGCTGGGAAGCATCTTGTTGCTTCCCGATGTTTGCGACGATTTGGCGTCCGTTTTGAGGAACGACGATTTTTATAATGACGCCAATCGGAAACTGTTCACTCATCTGCGCGAGATGCATGATGAAGGGGATAAGATCGATGTGACGTTGTTGGTCGCACGACTCCGCAAAGCCGAAGATTTCGAAGCGATCGGCGGCGCCGCCTACCTCGGCCAGTTAGCGACTTCGGTACCTAACGCCGCCCATGCGGTTTACTACGCAAAAATCGTTGCCGAGAAAGCGACCTACCGGAAATTGATCGAAGCTGGGACCGATATCCTTCGCGATGCTTATGAGCAGTCGCACGAGGCTCGCGACCTGGTGGCTCAGGCGGAGCAACGGGTCTTTTCGATCATGGATGGTCGGTCGACTCAGTCGGTCAATAGCATCAGCGACATCCTGCACCATGCGATGGACCGTATCGATGCACGTATGTGTAATGAAGATACCGAAGGGACGGTCGAAACCGGCTACATCGACTTTGATGCGATGACGGGTGGTTTTCATCAAGGGGAACTGATCATTTTGGCCGCTCGACCCAGTATGGGAAAAACGGCCTTCGCGATGAACATCGCCGAAAATATCTGTACTTCGTCTCGCGAAGCGGTCCTCTTTATCAGCTTGGAAATGTCGGGGATCGAATTGGCTGACCGTATGCTTTGTTCACTCGCACGCGTCAACGGTCACAAACTTCGTGCCGGGGATATTACCCAAGAAGAACGGGGACGGTTGGTTCAGAAGGCAAACGAAATCAGCCAGGCACCCCTGTTCGTGGATGATTCGCCCAGCCGAACGGTCAGTGAGATCGCCGCAGGTGCAAGGCGTATTGCCCGCCGCGATGGCAATCTGGGGCTGATCGTGATCGATTACTTGCAGTTAATCGAACCGGATAATCCACGTGACCCTCGGCAGGAGCAGGTGGCGAAAATTGCTCGACGCCTGAAAGGGATGGCTCGTGAAATTAAAGTGCCGGTCCTCTGCCTAAGCCAATTAAACCGGCAAGCGGAAGATAGCAAGGATCACCGTCCACGTTTGAGTCACCTGCGGGAATCGGGTGCTATCGAGCAGGATGCCGACGTTGTCATGTTTGTTCACCGCGAGGAGTACTACCAGCGTGGTGAAGAACGCGAGCAGTACGCGGGTCAGGCTGAAATCATTATCGCGAAACAACGTAATGGTCCGGTCGGCGAAGTCGAATTGACCTGGGAAAAGAATTACACCCGGTTCCAGAACAAGGCCCCCGATCGCCACGACGAATTCGACGAATACGCCGAGTACCAAGCTCCGAGTGGATTCTAG
- the fusA gene encoding elongation factor G, with protein MPSDIANLRNIGIIAHIDAGKTTVTERMLYLSGAKHRVGRVDHGTTDTDDDPEEQERGITIFSACVKFHWGDYNINLLDTPGHVDFTAEVERCLRVLDGAVVVFSAREGVEAQSETVWRQADRYDVPRIVFINKLDREGANFEKVLQQIGPRLNGKPIPIQIPVGLGPAHTSDPFRGVIDLIEMKMLEFDPESEGKKVSTVEIPEDQMDDATIWREQLLESVYELSEEAMQLAMEEKPVPPEMIRAALRQGCLTRQIQPLVCGSALHGMGVQPLLDAVGNYLPSPADRPPVKGIIPNKPDSEIERAPSEKEPFCGLVFKILPAKTGDNYWIRIYSGQLKQNSRVHVPNRDKKENIAQLWQIHASKKERDGQIDQVNAGDICCVIGPRWAITGDTVCDTRDQIELPSIKFAEAVLSMAIEPENTSDRKKLNEVLEMLKRQDPTFHAVENEETGQNLISGMGELHLEVIQHRLTRDFGMKVKFYKPRVNYRETISKPASVTGQCNRQMGAQQMFARLDVSVEPLENPASPVQVFDRIPPDSTIVGEMRTAAVDELRERAAGGGLIAGFPLMGLRLNVTGGEAHEENSDPVAFRIAAGDAFTQAIEAAQPTLLEPIMRMEITTPEEYMGDIVGDLQQRRGVIGKTDVYGDLTTIVAYAPLKELFGYSSAVRSLSQGRASSSMEPHGYQAAPKEDLESFSY; from the coding sequence ATGCCCTCCGACATAGCAAATCTCCGTAACATCGGAATTATCGCTCACATCGATGCGGGAAAAACGACCGTCACCGAGCGGATGCTCTACCTGAGTGGTGCGAAACATCGCGTTGGACGTGTTGATCACGGGACCACCGACACCGATGACGATCCGGAAGAACAGGAACGGGGGATCACGATTTTCTCGGCTTGCGTCAAATTTCACTGGGGTGATTACAACATCAACCTGTTGGATACGCCTGGGCACGTTGACTTCACCGCCGAAGTTGAACGATGCCTGCGAGTCCTGGACGGGGCCGTGGTGGTCTTTTCAGCACGCGAAGGAGTCGAAGCCCAAAGTGAAACGGTTTGGCGGCAAGCCGATCGATACGACGTTCCACGAATCGTATTCATCAACAAATTGGATCGTGAGGGAGCGAACTTTGAAAAAGTTCTGCAGCAAATCGGGCCACGCCTAAATGGCAAACCGATCCCGATCCAAATCCCCGTTGGACTAGGACCGGCTCACACCAGTGATCCCTTCCGGGGCGTGATCGATTTGATCGAGATGAAAATGCTGGAATTTGATCCGGAATCGGAAGGCAAAAAGGTTTCGACAGTCGAAATTCCTGAAGACCAGATGGATGATGCTACGATCTGGCGAGAGCAACTGCTGGAATCGGTTTATGAACTGAGCGAAGAAGCGATGCAACTGGCGATGGAAGAGAAGCCGGTTCCCCCTGAAATGATCCGTGCCGCTCTCAGACAAGGTTGCCTGACGCGTCAAATCCAGCCGCTGGTATGCGGGTCCGCACTCCACGGAATGGGAGTCCAACCATTGCTCGATGCGGTTGGAAATTACCTTCCCTCACCTGCCGACCGGCCTCCGGTAAAAGGGATCATTCCCAACAAGCCCGATTCGGAAATCGAAAGAGCTCCTTCCGAGAAAGAACCTTTCTGCGGATTGGTCTTCAAAATCCTTCCGGCCAAAACGGGGGACAACTACTGGATACGCATCTACAGTGGGCAATTAAAACAGAACTCTCGAGTCCACGTCCCCAACCGCGACAAGAAAGAGAACATCGCCCAGCTATGGCAAATCCACGCGAGCAAAAAGGAGCGAGACGGACAGATCGACCAGGTCAACGCTGGCGACATCTGCTGCGTGATCGGGCCGCGTTGGGCGATCACCGGTGACACGGTCTGCGACACCCGCGACCAGATTGAATTGCCCAGCATCAAGTTCGCAGAAGCGGTTTTATCGATGGCGATCGAACCGGAAAACACGTCGGATCGGAAAAAACTGAACGAGGTGCTGGAAATGCTCAAACGGCAGGATCCAACTTTCCACGCCGTCGAGAACGAAGAAACCGGGCAGAACCTGATCAGTGGAATGGGGGAACTGCATCTGGAGGTGATCCAGCATCGCCTGACCCGTGACTTTGGCATGAAAGTCAAATTCTATAAGCCTCGAGTCAACTACCGCGAAACGATTTCCAAGCCTGCATCGGTCACCGGTCAATGCAACCGGCAGATGGGCGCCCAGCAGATGTTTGCGCGCCTAGACGTTTCGGTCGAACCTCTCGAAAACCCCGCCTCTCCAGTGCAGGTCTTCGACCGCATCCCGCCCGATTCAACCATTGTCGGCGAGATGCGGACGGCCGCCGTGGACGAACTGCGAGAACGAGCCGCTGGCGGAGGATTGATCGCGGGATTCCCTCTGATGGGTTTGCGGTTGAATGTGACCGGCGGTGAGGCACATGAAGAGAACAGCGATCCGGTCGCTTTTCGAATCGCTGCCGGCGACGCGTTCACCCAAGCGATCGAAGCGGCACAGCCGACGCTGCTGGAACCGATCATGCGGATGGAAATCACGACGCCCGAAGAGTACATGGGAGATATCGTCGGAGACCTCCAACAGCGGCGTGGCGTGATCGGGAAAACCGATGTCTACGGCGATTTAACCACAATCGTCGCTTACGCGCCGCTGAAAGAATTGTTCGGATACTCCAGTGCAGTGCGAAGCCTAAGCCAAGGGCGAGCGAGCAGCAGCATGGAACCGCACGGCTACCAAGCTGCCCCCAAAGAAGACCTGGAATCGTTTTCTTATTAG
- a CDS encoding vWA domain-containing protein — protein MSSLGATPTTAEAPPPFASSSRGGMPAWMMSIFLHVCLMTTAGLMFAVSEKGTEQEIDRPIGIALVQAMPDRDKYQIQPDQQRQVAVEGEANDASVAALSAAAPPAGLNAPLDLQGILADLSATPMPGSNGSIGDALQASEATRPGTNPLGDGGSQPTTTKVFGVSGTGSRFVYVFDRSDSMNGYGGRPLQAAKTELLKSLRTLGEQQQFQIIFYNNRPSPFRPIGSMNSMLVGSDEIKASAEKYVKGMRAFGGTQHEDAIKLALRLKPDVIFFLTDARVPRLTGLQLRSIRARASKAGTTIHAIEFGADGASPSDSFLQELAAQNGGQYRYLDVRSFRQDGQWDGQPES, from the coding sequence ATGTCGTCCTTAGGGGCCACTCCGACGACCGCAGAGGCTCCCCCGCCATTCGCATCCAGTTCGCGTGGGGGGATGCCCGCCTGGATGATGTCGATCTTTTTGCACGTCTGCTTGATGACGACCGCAGGACTGATGTTCGCGGTCAGCGAAAAGGGAACGGAACAGGAAATCGATCGCCCGATCGGGATCGCTTTGGTTCAGGCGATGCCGGACCGCGACAAATATCAGATCCAGCCTGACCAACAACGTCAGGTGGCCGTCGAAGGCGAAGCGAACGACGCCAGTGTCGCAGCCCTCTCGGCCGCCGCTCCCCCCGCAGGTTTGAACGCGCCACTGGACCTGCAAGGCATCCTGGCAGACCTGAGTGCAACGCCGATGCCCGGTTCCAATGGTTCGATCGGCGACGCTTTGCAAGCCAGCGAAGCAACGCGACCTGGGACCAATCCACTGGGCGACGGCGGATCCCAACCAACGACAACCAAAGTCTTCGGAGTTTCGGGGACAGGGTCTCGGTTTGTCTATGTGTTCGATCGCAGCGACAGCATGAATGGGTATGGCGGGCGTCCTTTACAAGCCGCCAAAACCGAGCTTCTAAAGAGCCTCCGCACCCTTGGCGAACAACAGCAATTCCAAATCATTTTCTACAACAATCGCCCTTCACCATTCCGCCCGATCGGATCGATGAACAGCATGCTGGTCGGCAGCGACGAAATCAAAGCGAGTGCAGAGAAATACGTCAAAGGGATGCGAGCGTTTGGCGGTACCCAGCATGAAGACGCGATCAAACTTGCCTTGCGTCTAAAACCCGACGTGATTTTCTTCCTTACCGATGCACGTGTCCCCCGGCTGACCGGTTTGCAACTCCGTTCGATTCGCGCCCGAGCAAGCAAAGCGGGAACGACCATTCATGCGATTGAATTCGGTGCTGACGGAGCCTCGCCGAGCGATAGTTTTCTGCAAGAATTGGCGGCTCAGAACGGAGGCCAATATCGTTACTTGGATGTCCGCAGCTTTCGTCAGGATGGGCAATGGGACGGACAACCAGAATCATGA
- the metG gene encoding methionine--tRNA ligase, with the protein MSSRRILVTSALPYANGPIHIGHLVEYIQTDIWVRYQRLVGNRCVYVCADDTHGTAIMIRARQEGRTEEELIAATQQAHQRDFDGFDVQFDHYGSTHSDANRELCGQFWQELRKAGLITERSIDQLFDPEANTFLADRFVRGTCPNCQATNQPGDNCSKCGSTYSPADLIDPKSTLSGATPELRSATHLFVELEQLRPFLTDWVANSGALQSETANYLSGFFLKEALRDWDISRPAPYFGFEIPDAPGNYWYVWFDAPIGYVASTQEWCQQQGESLDDWWRSEDTEIHHFIGKDITYFHTLFWPGMLKTAGYQLPTKVHIHGFLTVDGEKMAKSVGTLVTAETFLLHHDPAYLRYFYATKLTARVEDIDLGLEEFADKVNSDLVGKVVNLASRTAKFAGKLGLSPTYPDDGGLFEAAANAGDAISAAYEAGDYAKAMRQIMELADRANPFVEHAKPWEMKKDPARQDELRDVCTVALNLFRQLSIYLSPVLPRLSQQCGELLGDPITSWEQSRSPLVGTPVAPFKHMLKRVQIEDLKKMIEESKPSEENTPDVPAVTFEDSDQPLKDEPMSEEITIDDFVKVDMRVARIVAAQHVPEANKLLQLTLSLGGDERRNVFAGIKAAYEPEALVGRLVIMVANLKPRKMRFGLSEGMVAAAGPGGAEVFLLGVDEGAQPGQRVH; encoded by the coding sequence ATGAGCTCTCGTCGTATCCTTGTCACCAGTGCCCTCCCCTACGCTAACGGGCCGATCCATATCGGCCACTTGGTGGAGTATATCCAAACCGACATTTGGGTCCGCTATCAGCGTTTAGTGGGCAATCGATGTGTCTACGTCTGTGCGGACGACACCCACGGTACAGCGATCATGATCCGAGCTCGTCAAGAAGGGCGTACCGAGGAAGAATTGATCGCTGCGACGCAGCAGGCGCATCAGCGGGACTTTGATGGCTTCGACGTTCAGTTCGATCACTACGGAAGCACCCACAGCGATGCAAACCGCGAATTGTGTGGCCAGTTCTGGCAAGAACTCCGCAAAGCCGGCCTGATCACCGAGCGGTCGATTGACCAGTTGTTCGATCCCGAAGCCAACACCTTCCTGGCCGACCGATTTGTCCGTGGGACTTGTCCTAATTGCCAAGCGACGAATCAGCCTGGGGACAATTGCAGTAAATGCGGTAGCACCTACAGCCCGGCCGATTTAATCGATCCGAAAAGCACGCTCAGCGGGGCGACGCCCGAGCTGCGGTCGGCAACGCATCTGTTTGTCGAACTGGAGCAGTTGCGGCCCTTCCTGACCGACTGGGTTGCTAATAGCGGAGCCCTACAGAGTGAAACCGCCAATTATCTAAGTGGGTTTTTCTTAAAAGAGGCCCTTCGCGACTGGGATATCTCGCGGCCAGCCCCTTACTTCGGTTTTGAAATTCCGGATGCCCCAGGCAATTATTGGTATGTCTGGTTTGATGCACCGATCGGCTACGTTGCTAGCACTCAGGAGTGGTGTCAGCAGCAAGGGGAATCGTTGGACGATTGGTGGCGAAGCGAAGATACCGAAATCCATCACTTCATCGGCAAGGACATTACCTATTTTCACACGCTGTTTTGGCCGGGCATGCTGAAGACGGCCGGTTATCAGTTACCGACCAAAGTCCACATCCACGGCTTCCTGACCGTCGATGGTGAGAAAATGGCGAAGTCGGTAGGGACACTGGTCACGGCTGAAACTTTTTTGCTGCACCATGACCCGGCCTACCTGCGTTATTTCTACGCGACCAAACTGACCGCAAGGGTGGAAGATATCGACCTTGGGCTGGAAGAGTTTGCCGATAAGGTCAACAGTGATCTGGTTGGCAAGGTCGTTAACCTAGCTAGCCGAACCGCAAAGTTTGCTGGCAAACTTGGGCTTTCCCCAACCTACCCCGACGACGGCGGGCTCTTTGAAGCCGCCGCCAATGCGGGGGACGCGATTTCCGCTGCCTATGAGGCGGGCGACTACGCCAAAGCGATGCGGCAGATCATGGAACTAGCCGATCGAGCCAACCCGTTTGTCGAACATGCCAAGCCGTGGGAAATGAAAAAAGATCCCGCGCGACAAGACGAACTGCGTGATGTCTGCACGGTCGCATTGAATTTGTTCCGACAACTTTCCATTTACCTGTCACCCGTGCTGCCTCGCCTGAGTCAGCAGTGTGGCGAATTGTTGGGGGACCCGATTACAAGCTGGGAGCAAAGTCGCTCTCCGTTGGTAGGGACCCCCGTTGCCCCTTTCAAGCACATGCTCAAACGTGTGCAAATTGAGGATCTGAAGAAGATGATCGAAGAGAGCAAGCCAAGCGAAGAAAACACTCCGGACGTCCCCGCAGTCACTTTTGAAGACAGCGATCAACCGCTCAAGGACGAACCGATGTCCGAAGAGATCACGATCGATGATTTTGTCAAAGTCGACATGCGGGTCGCTCGGATTGTCGCTGCCCAACATGTACCCGAAGCCAACAAGCTGTTGCAGCTGACGCTCAGTCTGGGCGGCGACGAACGTCGCAATGTCTTTGCCGGAATCAAGGCGGCCTACGAACCCGAAGCACTTGTGGGCCGATTGGTCATCATGGTTGCCAACCTAAAACCACGCAAAATGCGATTTGGTTTGAGCGAAGGTATGGTCGCCGCAGCCGGGCCAGGCGGAGCCGAGGTCTTCCTGTTAGGCGTCGACGAAGGGGCTCAGCCAGGGCAGCGAGTCCACTAA